From Ruminococcus sp. HUN007, a single genomic window includes:
- a CDS encoding leucine-rich repeat protein, translated as MKKSVSFIAALLLTFSFAFSAPAVYAENAGTTLFETSDSDDDYFQTSDDAFLVKINDDGTAEIMSYLLHERSDVTVPAVLTAEDEVYIVTSIGEGAFYGSETGYVIIPDTVESIGKGAFLNCPNLKEFVVPDSVESIGDCAFGFMYDESTDEISPIEEFRLYGYDEKKASEYASSLGIKYENASSLIRYSEYNGEMTLVSADKRLHKANIPASIDGKPVTAIGAGLGGFTGCTYFGEITIPDTVRKIGSQAFAGTALDEVILPSGITEIGFGAFESCIWLVDITLPGGLTKIEKETFADCVNLEKIDLSDKITSIGDLAFFNCRSFKTFEIPSSVKSIGNHAFLSCSDLERIKVSEDNKNYYDEDGVLFRQTNWAGGAVSKDLVKYPDNREGEEYTVPSGIKSVSEAAFNGCRNLKRVKISSGTEQLKENAFSDSDSLESVTVPSSVWIMEKNFENCPNLTVYAEEAKAIKEFEEKWKKELPLKIEYIKPESTASKAVTGDVSGDGKVDITDVSLLAVILADKQDMTSEQRNAADVNKNGDVGLDDLAAIKQFVAKIIEKF; from the coding sequence TTGAAAAAATCAGTATCTTTTATAGCAGCTTTATTATTAACATTTTCTTTTGCATTTTCAGCACCGGCAGTTTATGCTGAAAATGCCGGCACTACTCTCTTTGAAACATCAGATTCAGATGATGATTATTTCCAGACAAGTGATGATGCTTTTCTGGTGAAGATAAATGATGACGGAACGGCAGAGATCATGTCATATCTTCTGCATGAAAGATCCGATGTCACGGTTCCGGCTGTACTTACTGCTGAAGACGAAGTATATATTGTAACTTCGATCGGCGAAGGCGCATTTTACGGATCGGAAACAGGATATGTCATCATTCCTGATACGGTTGAATCCATAGGCAAGGGCGCGTTTCTTAACTGCCCGAATCTTAAGGAATTTGTCGTTCCTGATTCTGTCGAATCCATCGGCGACTGTGCGTTCGGATTTATGTACGATGAAAGTACAGATGAAATATCACCTATTGAAGAGTTCAGACTTTACGGATATGATGAAAAGAAGGCTTCGGAATATGCTTCATCGCTTGGCATTAAATATGAAAATGCCTCTTCACTTATCAGGTATTCTGAATATAACGGGGAAATGACACTTGTGTCAGCAGACAAACGTCTTCACAAAGCGAATATCCCTGCCAGCATCGACGGAAAGCCTGTTACAGCTATTGGTGCAGGACTTGGAGGTTTTACAGGATGCACTTATTTTGGAGAGATCACTATTCCTGATACGGTCAGAAAGATAGGCAGTCAGGCCTTTGCTGGTACTGCACTGGATGAGGTTATACTTCCGTCAGGAATAACTGAAATAGGATTCGGTGCTTTTGAATCGTGCATCTGGCTTGTTGATATAACACTGCCTGGAGGATTAACGAAAATTGAAAAGGAAACATTTGCTGATTGTGTGAATCTGGAAAAGATAGATCTGAGCGATAAGATAACATCAATAGGAGATCTCGCTTTCTTTAACTGCAGATCGTTTAAAACCTTTGAGATACCTTCTTCTGTAAAATCCATTGGAAATCATGCTTTTTTAAGCTGTTCCGATCTTGAGCGCATAAAGGTGTCAGAGGACAATAAGAATTACTATGACGAAGACGGTGTTCTTTTCAGACAGACGAACTGGGCTGGCGGAGCAGTTTCAAAAGATCTTGTTAAGTACCCTGACAACAGAGAAGGAGAGGAATACACTGTTCCTTCAGGAATAAAGTCTGTGAGTGAAGCTGCATTTAATGGCTGCAGAAATCTTAAAAGAGTAAAAATCTCATCAGGTACGGAACAGCTTAAGGAAAATGCATTTTCCGATTCTGATTCTCTTGAGTCAGTAACGGTACCGTCTTCCGTCTGGATAATGGAAAAGAATTTTGAAAACTGTCCGAATCTTACGGTATACGCTGAAGAGGCGAAGGCGATAAAAGAATTTGAAGAAAAATGGAAAAAAGAGCTTCCGCTTAAGATTGAGTATATAAAACCTGAAAGTACCGCATCAAAAGCGGTCACGGGCGATGTAAGCGGAGACGGAAAGGTGGATATTACTGATGTTTCGCTCCTCGCAGTTATACTTGCTGACAAACAGGACATGACGTCAGAACAGAGAAATGCTGCGGATGTAAATAAAAACGGTGATGTGGGTCTTGATGATCTTGCTGCGATAAAGCAGTTTGTTGCGAAAATAATTGAGAAATTCTGA
- a CDS encoding flavin reductase encodes MNTKILQKISYGLFVVTTSFEGKDTGCIINTACQVATEMNAVSISVNKANYTCEMIQKAKRFNISVIDQSATFDLFKHFGFQSGRDTDKFAGYNDCKRTANGCMAVTKGTNAFFSVSVIKEIDLGSHILFVGIPSDGEFFSELPSATYEYYFENIKPKPEAVGKTADGQTIWRCVICGYEYVGEELPEDFICPVCKHPASDFEKVTK; translated from the coding sequence ATGAACACTAAAATACTTCAGAAAATAAGCTACGGACTGTTTGTTGTAACTACCAGTTTCGAAGGAAAAGATACCGGATGCATCATCAACACAGCCTGTCAGGTAGCAACTGAAATGAATGCCGTTTCAATATCTGTAAACAAAGCCAATTACACCTGCGAAATGATACAGAAGGCAAAGCGCTTCAATATTTCTGTTATTGACCAGAGCGCGACCTTTGACCTGTTTAAACATTTCGGTTTTCAGAGCGGACGCGACACTGACAAATTTGCAGGGTATAACGACTGCAAACGTACAGCCAACGGATGTATGGCTGTCACAAAAGGTACAAACGCATTTTTCTCGGTCTCAGTTATCAAAGAGATCGACCTCGGAAGCCACATTCTGTTTGTAGGTATTCCGTCTGACGGCGAATTCTTCAGTGAACTTCCGTCAGCAACATACGAATACTACTTTGAAAATATAAAACCGAAGCCTGAAGCAGTCGGAAAAACTGCTGACGGACAGACGATCTGGAGATGCGTTATCTGCGGATATGAATATGTCGGAGAGGAACTTCCGGAGGATTTTATCTGTCCGGTATGCAAGCATCCGGCAAGTGACTTTGAAAAGGTCACGAAATAG
- a CDS encoding (2Fe-2S)-binding protein has translation MDGMSKTNEEICHCKKVTVNDIDRALHTEKKFTDVTEAFKTVQEVTSCSTGCGGCYEKILDTISDLMH, from the coding sequence ATGGACGGAATGTCAAAAACAAACGAAGAGATCTGCCACTGCAAGAAGGTAACAGTCAACGATATTGACCGTGCTCTTCACACAGAAAAGAAGTTCACAGACGTAACAGAGGCTTTCAAGACTGTTCAGGAAGTTACTTCATGTTCAACAGGCTGCGGCGGATGCTACGAAAAGATACTCGATACTATTTCAGATCTTATGCACTGA
- a CDS encoding OadG family protein, which yields MVIPWTKVWAVVITGLVVVFLALVLLIVFVQIFGKIFSGIANKEKKGSKPDVIPVPQVTVPENVTRSVPEPAVSGDDDEVIAVISAAVAMMAARDGKKYAVRSINRTENRRRSAASVWGAAGQRENTLPF from the coding sequence ATGGTAATTCCATGGACAAAAGTCTGGGCCGTAGTTATCACCGGACTGGTAGTCGTATTCCTTGCTCTTGTTCTTCTTATCGTTTTTGTTCAGATATTCGGAAAGATATTCTCAGGTATCGCAAACAAGGAAAAGAAGGGCAGCAAGCCGGACGTTATCCCTGTACCTCAGGTGACAGTTCCTGAAAATGTTACACGTTCTGTGCCGGAACCGGCTGTTTCCGGAGATGACGACGAAGTAATAGCTGTTATTTCTGCCGCAGTCGCAATGATGGCTGCAAGGGACGGAAAGAAATACGCTGTCCGTTCGATAAACAGAACAGAAAACAGAAGACGCTCCGCAGCCTCAGTATGGGGTGCTGCCGGTCAGCGCGAGAACACTCTTCCGTTCTGA
- a CDS encoding sodium ion-translocating decarboxylase subunit beta, which yields MSEVIRIFLETLADLGRTSGFANLDWTNIVMILISFIFMYLAIAKKFEPLLLLPISFGMLLTNLPLTAMYTPELFADPTNIDYDKILHEGGLLDLLYMGVKLQLFPPLIFLGIGTMTDFAPLISNPKSFLLGAAAQAGIFLTFIGAACLGFSESEAASIAIIGGADGPTAIFVSSRLLGGGATISTGTIALAAYTYMALVPIIQPPIMKALTTKKERAVVMETLRPVGKTEKIIFPIAVTVIIALLVPSAAPLVGMLMLGNLLKESGVCDRLVKTAQNELMNIVTIFLGVSVGATTTADKIITAEFAKVIILGVIAFAIGTASGVLFGKIMYKVTGGKVNPLIGSAGVSAVPMAARVSQKVGASENPTNFLLMHAMGPNVAGVIGSAVAAGVLLSIVK from the coding sequence ATGAGTGAAGTAATACGAATCTTCCTTGAGACTCTTGCTGATCTCGGAAGAACGAGCGGTTTTGCCAACCTCGACTGGACGAACATCGTCATGATCCTTATCTCGTTCATTTTCATGTATCTGGCGATCGCAAAGAAATTCGAACCGCTGCTTCTGCTTCCGATCTCATTCGGTATGCTCCTTACAAACCTTCCGCTTACCGCTATGTATACTCCGGAGCTGTTCGCAGATCCGACCAACATAGACTACGACAAGATCCTTCACGAAGGCGGACTTCTCGACCTTCTTTACATGGGTGTAAAGCTTCAGCTCTTCCCGCCGCTTATCTTCCTGGGTATCGGTACAATGACTGACTTCGCACCGCTTATTTCAAATCCGAAGAGCTTCCTTCTCGGAGCTGCAGCTCAGGCAGGTATCTTCCTTACATTTATCGGTGCTGCATGTCTCGGATTCTCTGAATCAGAAGCTGCTTCGATCGCGATCATCGGCGGGGCCGACGGTCCGACAGCGATCTTCGTTTCAAGCCGTCTTTTAGGAGGCGGAGCAACCATTTCAACAGGTACCATCGCCCTTGCGGCGTACACATACATGGCTCTCGTTCCTATCATCCAGCCTCCGATCATGAAGGCACTCACAACAAAGAAGGAACGTGCCGTAGTAATGGAAACACTTCGTCCGGTAGGCAAGACAGAAAAGATCATCTTCCCTATCGCAGTTACAGTTATCATCGCACTTCTCGTTCCTTCAGCTGCTCCGCTGGTCGGCATGCTTATGCTCGGCAACCTTCTCAAGGAAAGCGGCGTCTGCGACAGACTTGTAAAGACAGCTCAGAACGAACTCATGAACATCGTTACTATATTCCTCGGTGTTTCAGTCGGCGCCACAACAACAGCTGACAAGATCATCACTGCTGAGTTTGCAAAGGTAATCATCCTCGGTGTTATCGCATTCGCGATCGGTACTGCATCAGGTGTTTTATTCGGAAAGATCATGTACAAGGTTACAGGCGGAAAGGTAAATCCGCTCATCGGTTCAGCAGGCGTTTCAGCCGTTCCGATGGCAGCCCGTGTATCACAGAAAGTCGGCGCTTCCGAAAATCCGACAAACTTCCTTCTCATGCACGCAATGGGACCAAACGTTGCAGGTGTTATCGGTTCAGCAGTTGCTGCCGGTGTACTTTTAAGCATCGTAAAATAA
- a CDS encoding M23 family metallopeptidase, producing MNNKNFMKITAAFSLTAVMTLSSFCYTPVTAFSPAEAEKSISELEELKTENREHIAELQKEIEEYQSKYEDVEADESAKLEYRNALTEKMELQSQNIDYVSGQIDKLDDEISENVRKINLTETSIKDADLQIDENVDVLKKRIRASYMASGDNISSILSGSSSFYDMLAKFELIAKVADHDNKLIETIQEQIDKLKELKSSLEAEQEMLEGNLESEKEKKSEFTDALEELGKDYTATQEELDKLDGVKSEIHESIEERQKAMAEEEEEIKKLASQVEEFERMIAEHLVSVSVSVSESESIAASEAESRAEESRRAEESRRAEESRRAERAAEESRRAAEESKRAAENNEKPTTEAPEAETPPSTEPATEAPKQEEPVAPSTEAQAPAPSSQPTYSSGFGWPVANGYGKITSPFGTRWGTLHKGVDITASDGDTIMGKAVVAACDGIVFSVENKCTHNYGKSSSCGCGGGYGRYLVIRHNDGKYCTLYAHLSSVSVSVGQSVSQGEVIGYAGSTGYSTGAHLHFEVRHWPFAWTSDNAIDPEQFISNP from the coding sequence TTGAATAATAAGAATTTTATGAAGATCACTGCCGCATTTTCACTGACGGCAGTAATGACACTCTCATCATTCTGTTATACTCCGGTCACAGCCTTTTCACCGGCTGAGGCTGAAAAATCAATAAGCGAACTCGAAGAACTCAAAACAGAAAACAGGGAACACATAGCAGAACTTCAGAAGGAAATTGAAGAATATCAGTCAAAATACGAAGATGTTGAGGCTGATGAAAGCGCAAAGCTTGAATACAGAAATGCGCTGACCGAGAAAATGGAACTTCAAAGTCAGAACATCGACTACGTTTCCGGTCAGATAGACAAACTCGATGACGAGATCAGCGAGAATGTCCGGAAGATAAATTTAACTGAGACAAGCATTAAAGATGCAGATCTTCAGATCGATGAAAATGTTGATGTTCTCAAGAAAAGAATACGTGCCTCATACATGGCATCAGGTGATAATATTTCATCGATACTTTCAGGCTCATCTTCATTCTACGATATGCTCGCTAAATTTGAACTTATCGCCAAGGTCGCAGATCACGACAACAAACTCATTGAAACAATACAGGAACAGATCGACAAGCTCAAAGAGCTGAAATCATCCCTTGAAGCTGAACAGGAAATGCTTGAGGGCAACCTTGAATCAGAAAAGGAAAAGAAAAGTGAATTCACTGACGCTTTGGAAGAACTCGGAAAAGACTACACTGCCACCCAGGAAGAACTGGACAAGCTTGACGGTGTAAAATCAGAGATCCACGAAAGCATAGAAGAACGTCAGAAAGCAATGGCGGAAGAAGAGGAAGAAATCAAGAAACTCGCTTCACAGGTAGAAGAATTTGAACGTATGATCGCTGAGCATCTGGTAAGCGTATCAGTATCGGTTTCAGAGTCTGAATCCATTGCTGCGTCTGAAGCGGAAAGCAGGGCCGAGGAATCAAGACGTGCGGAAGAATCAAGACGCGCCGAAGAGTCACGCCGTGCTGAAAGAGCTGCTGAAGAATCAAGACGTGCTGCTGAAGAATCAAAACGCGCAGCCGAAAACAATGAAAAACCTACAACTGAAGCCCCTGAAGCAGAGACTCCGCCTTCAACTGAACCGGCAACGGAAGCTCCGAAGCAGGAAGAGCCGGTAGCACCTTCAACTGAGGCTCAGGCTCCCGCTCCGTCATCACAGCCTACCTATTCAAGCGGATTCGGCTGGCCTGTGGCAAACGGTTACGGAAAAATCACCAGTCCTTTCGGAACAAGATGGGGAACACTTCACAAGGGTGTTGACATAACAGCTTCGGACGGTGACACCATCATGGGCAAGGCTGTTGTAGCCGCCTGCGACGGTATCGTATTCTCAGTTGAAAACAAATGTACCCACAACTACGGAAAGAGCTCAAGCTGCGGATGCGGCGGCGGATACGGAAGGTATCTTGTAATAAGACACAACGACGGAAAGTACTGTACACTGTACGCTCACTTAAGCTCAGTTTCTGTCAGCGTTGGTCAGAGTGTTTCACAGGGCGAAGTTATCGGATATGCCGGATCCACCGGATATTCAACAGGCGCTCACCTTCACTTTGAAGTACGTCACTGGCCTTTCGCATGGACTTCCGACAACGCTATCGATCCGGAACAGTTCATTTCAAATCCTTAA